One window of Labilithrix sp. genomic DNA carries:
- the atpA gene encoding F0F1 ATP synthase subunit alpha, with amino-acid sequence MQLRAEEISSIIKKQIQSYERQALTTETGTVLSIGDGIARIYGLEGVQSGELLEFPGGLMGLALNLEADNVGAALFGDVAGIKEGAIVKRTSRIMEVPVGEALIGRVVNALGLPIDGKGPIETPHKRRVEIKAPGILQRQPVKEPLQTGIKAIDAMVPIGRGQRELIIGDRQTGKTAVAIDTIINQKGQGVYCFYIAVGQKQSTIASVVDKLTQNGAMEYTTIVVAGASESAPLQYIAPYTGVTMAEYFRDSGRHALCIYDDLSKQAVAYRQLSLLLRRPPGREAYPGDVFYIHSRLLERAARMADRLRVVPKGKKYDDEPSATIHIGEQGHESSEHELWQKADSALFDKWQKAPEKTKDEKAAKDALKKELSGKAKESGFEIAKDPLSGGSLTALPIIETQAGDVSAYIPTNVISITDGQIFLEADLFFSGVRPAINVGISVSRVGGNAQIKAMKSVAGTLKLDLAQYREKAAFSQFASDLDQVTRNMLERGARLVEILKQGQYVPLQVERQIVIIYAATNGFVDTLEVGKLAEYEKQLMAFLDSKYPQVFEGIRAKKVIDDENKKTLEKALKEFGTGFGGKGGGEKAEKAEKAEKAEKKSKKAEKAD; translated from the coding sequence ATGCAGCTCCGCGCTGAAGAGATCTCGTCGATCATCAAGAAGCAGATCCAGTCGTACGAGCGCCAGGCGCTCACGACGGAGACCGGCACCGTCCTCAGCATCGGCGACGGTATCGCGCGCATCTACGGCCTCGAAGGCGTCCAGTCGGGCGAGCTCCTCGAGTTCCCCGGCGGCCTCATGGGCCTCGCGCTGAACCTCGAGGCCGACAACGTCGGCGCCGCGCTCTTCGGCGACGTCGCGGGCATCAAGGAAGGCGCCATCGTCAAGCGCACGAGCCGCATCATGGAGGTCCCCGTCGGCGAGGCCCTCATCGGCCGCGTCGTCAACGCGCTCGGCCTCCCGATCGACGGCAAGGGCCCGATCGAGACGCCGCACAAGCGCCGCGTCGAGATCAAGGCGCCGGGCATCCTCCAGCGCCAGCCGGTCAAGGAGCCGCTCCAGACGGGCATCAAGGCGATCGACGCGATGGTCCCGATCGGCCGCGGCCAGCGCGAGCTCATCATCGGCGACCGCCAGACCGGCAAGACCGCGGTCGCGATCGACACGATCATCAACCAGAAGGGGCAGGGCGTTTACTGCTTCTACATCGCGGTCGGGCAGAAGCAGTCCACGATCGCGTCCGTCGTCGACAAGCTCACCCAGAACGGCGCGATGGAGTACACCACCATCGTCGTCGCCGGCGCTTCGGAGAGCGCGCCGCTCCAGTACATCGCGCCGTACACCGGCGTCACGATGGCGGAGTACTTCCGCGACAGCGGGCGCCACGCGCTCTGCATCTACGACGACCTCTCGAAGCAGGCGGTCGCGTACCGCCAGCTCTCGCTCCTCCTCCGCCGCCCGCCGGGCCGCGAGGCGTACCCGGGCGACGTCTTCTACATCCACTCGCGCCTCCTCGAGCGCGCGGCGCGCATGGCCGACCGCCTCCGCGTCGTGCCGAAGGGCAAAAAGTACGACGACGAGCCGAGCGCCACGATCCACATCGGCGAGCAGGGCCACGAGTCGAGCGAGCACGAGCTCTGGCAGAAGGCCGACAGCGCGCTCTTCGACAAGTGGCAGAAGGCGCCCGAGAAGACGAAGGACGAGAAGGCGGCGAAGGACGCGCTGAAGAAGGAGCTCTCCGGCAAGGCGAAGGAGTCCGGCTTCGAGATCGCGAAGGACCCGCTCTCGGGCGGCTCGCTCACCGCGCTCCCGATCATCGAGACCCAGGCCGGCGACGTCTCGGCGTACATCCCGACCAACGTGATCTCGATCACCGACGGTCAGATCTTCCTCGAGGCGGACCTCTTCTTCTCCGGCGTCCGCCCCGCGATCAACGTCGGCATCTCCGTCAGCCGCGTCGGCGGCAACGCGCAGATCAAGGCGATGAAGTCGGTCGCCGGCACGCTGAAGCTCGACCTCGCGCAGTACCGCGAGAAGGCGGCGTTCTCGCAGTTCGCGTCCGACCTCGACCAGGTCACGCGCAACATGCTCGAGCGCGGCGCGCGCCTCGTCGAGATCCTGAAGCAGGGCCAGTACGTCCCGCTCCAGGTCGAGCGTCAGATCGTCATCATCTACGCCGCGACGAACGGCTTCGTCGACACGCTCGAGGTCGGCAAGCTCGCCGAGTACGAGAAGCAGCTGATGGCCTTCCTCGACTCGAAGTACCCGCAGGTCTTCGAGGGGATCCGCGCGAAGAAGGTCATCGACGACGAGAACAAGAAGACGCTCGAGAAGGCGCTGAAGGAGTTCGGCACCGGCTTCGGCGGCAAGGGCGGCGGCGAAAAGGCCGAAAAAGCCGAGAAGGCCGAGAAGGCCGAGAAGAAGTCCAAGAAGGCCGAGAAAGCCGACTGA
- the atpG gene encoding ATP synthase F1 subunit gamma, with product MASLKTIRKRITSVKATQKITRAMKMVAGARLNRAQMRITALRPYALKVQEVLNDVSAAMIEKVTDSEHGSGEAETLHPLLERRAEKKVLFLVMSGDRGLSGAFNGNVNKAAERNWKKKQEEGVDVRFATVGRKAREFLTRRRGNVVKDFPRFLDGLDMSKAKIIADYVVKTFQSGEIDAVYLVYNEFKSAMTQRTTMEQLLPPPPPSEVSKPKDGVAPTIGFEPNEHIVLERLVPMYVEISIYRALLETQAGFFGAQMTAMDSATRNAKDMIARLSLQYNRARQAAITKELMEIIGGAEALKD from the coding sequence ATGGCGTCGCTCAAGACAATCCGCAAGCGCATCACGAGCGTCAAGGCGACGCAGAAGATCACGCGCGCGATGAAGATGGTCGCCGGCGCGCGCCTCAACCGCGCGCAGATGCGCATCACGGCGCTGCGCCCGTACGCGCTCAAGGTCCAGGAGGTCTTGAACGACGTGTCGGCGGCGATGATCGAGAAGGTCACCGACTCCGAGCACGGCTCGGGTGAAGCGGAGACGCTGCACCCGCTCCTCGAGCGTCGCGCGGAGAAGAAGGTGCTCTTCCTCGTCATGTCCGGCGACCGCGGCCTCTCCGGCGCGTTCAACGGCAACGTGAACAAGGCCGCCGAGCGCAACTGGAAGAAGAAGCAGGAGGAGGGCGTCGACGTGCGCTTCGCCACCGTCGGGCGCAAGGCGCGCGAGTTCCTCACCCGCCGCCGCGGCAACGTGGTGAAGGACTTCCCGCGCTTCCTCGACGGGCTCGACATGAGCAAGGCGAAGATCATCGCCGACTACGTCGTGAAGACCTTCCAGAGCGGCGAGATCGACGCGGTCTACCTCGTCTACAACGAGTTCAAGAGCGCGATGACGCAGCGCACGACGATGGAGCAGCTGCTTCCGCCGCCGCCGCCGTCGGAGGTGAGCAAGCCGAAGGACGGCGTCGCCCCCACGATCGGCTTCGAGCCGAACGAGCACATCGTGCTGGAGCGCCTCGTCCCGATGTACGTGGAGATCTCGATCTACCGCGCGCTCCTCGAGACGCAGGCCGGCTTCTTCGGCGCCCAGATGACGGCGATGGACTCCGCGACCCGCAACGCGAAGGACATGATCGCGAGGCTCTCGCTCCAATACAACCGCGCCCGCCAGGCCGCGATCACGAAGGAGCTCATGGAGATCATCGGCGGCGCCGAGGCCCTCAAGGACTAG
- a CDS encoding serine/threonine protein kinase translates to MPFSWRSGGVLKPVVDTSFSAGDRLGDYELLCPVGQGGMAAVWIARLIRKRGFEKLVAIKMILSSHSQDETFQEMFFDEARIASRIEHPNVAHIHDLGDDEGIVYLVMEYIDGHALTKLRKAIAASGDRFPLPVALRVMADVCAGLHNAHELRSNEGELLAVVHRDVSPQNILVSVAGVSKVIDFGVAKAANRSAIKTNTGFIKGKLQYMAPEQALARPVDRRADVWAVGAVLYHLLASRPPYEADNQLALLHLLERGHPPAPLPASVPAAVAAIVARALAHDLGARYAGADALGAAIEETGLAGAPNAVSACLQKYLGGETEQRRTALARAIRVAEERTEDPTAPMLKSPTVDASAVPRPAQESTRKITIDDEPAIRAAIARAAAAVKQTTKLEAFQVPSRVAPPSAPRLPPVPLPIEGGPDLASRTGLTTSAGVASAPNVTMPPATPSELTRLVALAIGIASTLAIGLLVLLLRAKKSDEVRPPSFASAPTPASAPAPLAPASALATSEPVSEPIPRAAVTAEPPPEPVEPAPSASVVVRKPVAAASSAAPKRTPIERAREAALLDDPATVRALLESKARRGQATEEEVNLVYQACKAMRDRACVDDLKRPFAPPQ, encoded by the coding sequence ATGCCTTTTTCTTGGAGGTCAGGGGGTGTCCTGAAGCCGGTCGTCGATACGTCGTTCTCCGCGGGCGATCGCCTGGGCGATTACGAGCTGCTCTGCCCGGTCGGGCAGGGCGGGATGGCGGCGGTGTGGATCGCGCGTCTCATCCGCAAGCGCGGCTTCGAGAAGCTCGTCGCGATCAAGATGATCCTGTCGAGCCACTCGCAGGACGAGACGTTCCAGGAGATGTTCTTCGACGAGGCGCGCATCGCGTCGCGGATCGAGCACCCGAACGTCGCTCACATCCACGACCTCGGCGACGACGAGGGGATCGTCTACCTCGTCATGGAGTACATCGACGGCCACGCGCTGACGAAGCTCCGGAAGGCGATCGCGGCGAGCGGCGACCGGTTCCCGCTCCCCGTCGCGCTCCGCGTCATGGCCGACGTCTGCGCCGGTTTGCACAACGCGCACGAGCTCCGCTCGAACGAGGGTGAGCTCCTCGCGGTCGTTCATCGTGACGTCTCACCGCAGAACATCCTCGTGAGCGTGGCCGGCGTCTCGAAGGTCATCGACTTCGGCGTCGCCAAGGCCGCGAACCGGAGCGCGATCAAGACGAACACCGGCTTCATCAAGGGGAAGCTGCAATACATGGCGCCGGAGCAGGCGCTCGCGCGACCGGTCGATCGCCGCGCCGACGTCTGGGCGGTGGGGGCCGTCCTCTATCACCTCCTCGCCTCGCGTCCGCCGTACGAAGCGGACAACCAGCTCGCGCTGCTCCACCTCCTCGAGCGCGGCCACCCGCCCGCGCCGCTGCCGGCCTCGGTCCCGGCCGCGGTCGCGGCGATCGTCGCGCGCGCGCTCGCGCACGACCTCGGCGCGCGCTACGCCGGCGCGGACGCGCTCGGCGCGGCGATCGAGGAGACGGGGCTCGCCGGCGCTCCGAACGCCGTGAGCGCGTGCCTCCAGAAGTACCTCGGCGGCGAGACCGAGCAGCGGCGCACCGCGCTCGCGCGCGCGATCCGCGTCGCCGAAGAGCGGACGGAAGACCCGACCGCGCCGATGCTGAAGAGCCCCACCGTCGACGCGTCGGCGGTGCCGCGCCCGGCGCAGGAGTCGACGCGCAAGATCACGATCGACGACGAGCCCGCGATCCGCGCCGCGATCGCGCGCGCCGCCGCGGCGGTGAAGCAGACGACCAAGCTCGAGGCGTTCCAGGTGCCGTCGCGCGTCGCTCCGCCGAGCGCGCCGCGGCTCCCGCCGGTACCCCTTCCGATCGAGGGCGGTCCCGACCTCGCCTCGCGGACCGGCCTCACGACGAGCGCCGGCGTGGCGAGCGCGCCGAACGTCACGATGCCGCCCGCGACGCCGAGCGAGCTCACCCGCCTCGTCGCGCTCGCCATCGGCATCGCGAGCACGCTCGCGATCGGCTTGCTCGTGCTCCTCCTCCGCGCGAAGAAGAGCGACGAAGTTCGCCCGCCCTCGTTCGCGTCCGCGCCCACGCCCGCCTCCGCTCCCGCTCCTCTCGCGCCCGCCTCCGCTCTCGCGACGTCCGAGCCGGTGAGCGAGCCGATCCCGCGCGCCGCCGTGACGGCCGAGCCTCCGCCCGAGCCGGTGGAGCCCGCGCCTTCGGCGTCGGTGGTCGTGCGCAAGCCGGTCGCGGCGGCGTCGTCGGCGGCACCGAAGCGAACGCCGATCGAGCGGGCGCGCGAGGCGGCGCTCCTCGACGACCCCGCCACCGTGCGAGCGCTCCTCGAGTCGAAGGCGCGACGCGGTCAGGCCACCGAGGAAGAGGTCAACCTCGTCTACCAGGCCTGCAAGGCGATGCGCGATCGAGCCTGCGTCGACGACCTGAAGCGCCCTTTCGCGCCGCCGCAGTGA
- a CDS encoding VWA domain-containing protein produces MSLRLVSLAVRVLAIGVVAASPWLRPVTRPSTEQSVMYVVDASESMGKEGVAEANEFLEAAWAAHEKEKLGVVAFGARPAILAVPGAARAPEVLPAKDGNASDLASAIRLAVATLPLEGHRSIVLLGDLRPTRGDAEAEVRKASEAGIRVDVLPISGPSPTAPLVTALRARSGHVAEHQPIAFDVEVRSSVAFVVSWTRDGIPMPPHRHYPPYRRFDEDSPPSNDVYTVELVDRDPPPGVHVYEARADETSYGWHGAKRADAGDKKVSPSLLTAVSVEGKAYAAVFSASGDVPPVLADALQAAGLEARRLPLDRAADPASYSGADLVVLADVRVTAAATDDSGLTRAAQTALVDYVQQGGGLLTTGGVFGLAPEYAGTPIARAIPVEIEDRGHVEDPPVALAIMLDRSGSMSAQVGSHTKLELALEASLGAAEVLRPTDLVALASVDTKTHWDVPLGPQERLPQYRDAVRAVSPGGGGIYVYTALKDAYAALKDAKTPIRHVILFSDTDDSEQQVEDCDTGDWNGPTNCANKGQTAEKLAKDARGRGITTTVVGIGAEAGNDTPFLRRLAASAGGRFYITEEGADLRRIFLSETRVLAQSNLREKKVEVAAAGSHPALEGVDAAKLPTLEAYVETGRRSGADTALLLPDGRPLLATWRYGLGKSGAIATDLNEGWGGEWAKSPVAAQLLRQSLRFLLRQSDARRADASVNVRDRLVEVDVELPPDAAPGSAPAAMDVYAVEKSGESHKIDVRLEQRGPGHWRAIGRTEGEAVVIARARDARGALMAEALGREDRTPEVTGEGANTYLANTLARAGEGRVDPTPAATLARTARPAKALVATWPYALVVAAALIVVDLVLRRISERTKGAKTGKPQRIEELARELRAAA; encoded by the coding sequence ATGAGCCTTCGTCTTGTCAGTCTCGCTGTGCGTGTTCTTGCGATCGGCGTCGTCGCCGCGTCGCCGTGGCTCCGGCCCGTCACGCGTCCGAGCACGGAGCAGTCCGTGATGTACGTCGTCGACGCGTCCGAGAGCATGGGCAAGGAAGGCGTCGCCGAGGCGAACGAGTTTCTCGAGGCGGCGTGGGCCGCGCACGAGAAGGAGAAGCTCGGCGTCGTCGCGTTCGGGGCGCGGCCCGCGATCCTCGCCGTGCCCGGAGCCGCGCGCGCGCCCGAGGTCCTCCCCGCGAAGGACGGAAACGCGAGCGACCTCGCGAGCGCGATCCGCCTCGCGGTCGCGACGCTCCCGCTCGAGGGCCACCGCAGCATCGTGCTCCTCGGCGACCTCCGTCCCACCCGCGGCGACGCCGAGGCGGAGGTGCGGAAGGCGAGCGAGGCCGGGATCCGCGTCGACGTCCTCCCGATCTCGGGCCCGAGCCCGACCGCGCCGCTCGTCACCGCGCTCCGCGCGCGCTCGGGGCACGTGGCGGAGCATCAACCGATCGCCTTCGACGTCGAGGTGCGCTCCAGCGTCGCCTTCGTCGTGAGCTGGACGCGCGACGGGATCCCGATGCCGCCGCATCGCCACTACCCGCCGTACCGCCGCTTCGACGAAGACTCACCGCCGTCGAACGACGTGTACACCGTGGAGCTCGTCGATCGCGATCCGCCGCCGGGCGTCCACGTCTACGAGGCGCGCGCGGACGAGACGAGCTACGGCTGGCACGGGGCGAAGCGAGCCGACGCCGGCGACAAGAAGGTGAGCCCGAGCCTGCTCACCGCGGTGAGCGTCGAGGGCAAGGCGTACGCGGCGGTGTTCTCCGCGAGCGGCGACGTCCCGCCCGTGCTCGCCGACGCGCTCCAGGCGGCGGGGCTCGAGGCGCGCCGCCTCCCGCTCGATCGCGCGGCCGATCCCGCGAGCTACTCCGGCGCCGACCTCGTCGTCCTCGCCGACGTGCGCGTGACCGCGGCCGCGACCGACGACAGCGGCCTCACGCGCGCGGCGCAGACCGCGCTCGTCGACTACGTGCAGCAGGGCGGCGGGCTCCTCACGACCGGCGGCGTGTTCGGCCTCGCGCCGGAGTACGCGGGGACCCCGATCGCGCGCGCGATCCCGGTCGAGATCGAGGACCGCGGCCACGTGGAGGACCCGCCCGTCGCGCTCGCGATCATGCTCGATCGCTCCGGCTCGATGTCGGCGCAGGTCGGCTCGCACACGAAGCTGGAGCTCGCGCTCGAGGCGTCGCTCGGCGCGGCGGAGGTGCTGCGCCCGACCGATCTCGTCGCGCTCGCGAGCGTCGACACGAAGACGCATTGGGACGTCCCGCTCGGCCCGCAGGAGCGGCTCCCGCAGTACCGCGACGCGGTGCGCGCGGTCAGCCCCGGCGGGGGCGGCATTTATGTGTACACTGCACTTAAAGACGCGTACGCCGCGCTGAAGGACGCGAAGACGCCGATCCGTCACGTCATCCTCTTCAGCGACACGGACGACAGCGAGCAGCAGGTGGAGGACTGCGACACCGGCGACTGGAACGGGCCGACCAACTGCGCGAACAAGGGCCAGACCGCGGAGAAGCTCGCGAAGGACGCGCGCGGGAGGGGGATCACGACGACGGTGGTGGGGATCGGCGCCGAGGCCGGGAACGACACGCCGTTCCTCCGCCGGCTCGCCGCGTCGGCGGGCGGCCGCTTCTACATCACGGAGGAGGGCGCCGATCTTCGCCGCATCTTCCTCTCCGAGACGCGCGTGCTCGCGCAGTCGAACCTGCGCGAGAAGAAGGTAGAGGTCGCGGCCGCGGGCTCGCACCCCGCGCTCGAGGGCGTCGACGCCGCGAAGCTGCCCACGCTCGAGGCGTACGTCGAGACCGGCCGGCGCTCGGGCGCCGACACCGCGCTCCTCCTCCCCGACGGGCGGCCGCTCCTCGCGACGTGGCGCTACGGCCTCGGCAAGTCGGGCGCGATCGCGACCGATCTCAACGAGGGTTGGGGCGGCGAGTGGGCGAAGTCGCCGGTCGCGGCGCAGCTCCTCCGCCAGTCGCTCCGCTTCCTCCTCCGTCAGAGCGACGCGCGGCGCGCCGACGCTTCGGTCAACGTGCGCGACCGCCTCGTCGAGGTCGACGTCGAGCTCCCGCCCGACGCCGCGCCCGGCTCGGCGCCGGCGGCGATGGACGTCTACGCGGTCGAGAAGAGCGGCGAGTCCCACAAGATCGACGTGCGCCTCGAGCAGCGCGGCCCCGGCCACTGGCGCGCGATCGGCCGCACCGAGGGCGAGGCGGTCGTCATCGCGCGGGCCCGCGACGCGCGCGGCGCGCTGATGGCGGAGGCGCTCGGCCGCGAGGACCGCACGCCGGAGGTGACGGGCGAGGGCGCGAACACGTACCTCGCGAACACGCTCGCGCGCGCGGGCGAGGGCCGCGTCGACCCGACCCCCGCCGCGACGCTCGCGCGCACGGCGCGCCCCGCGAAGGCCCTCGTCGCGACGTGGCCCTACGCGCTCGTCGTCGCGGCGGCGCTGATCGTGGTCGACCTCGTCCTCCGCCGCATCAGCGAGCGCACGAAGGGCGCGAAGACGGGCAAGCCCCAGCGCATCGAGGAGCTCGCGCGAGAGCTCCGCGCCGCCGCGTGA
- a CDS encoding BatA domain-containing protein, with amino-acid sequence MSLAAPIFLAALGLLVPILITFLVKRRRRVVRVPSTMLWRLGAKSISRSRRIRNVRRLVALLACLAGAGLLALAAARPGGKGIATAVYVVDTSASMAGAPIEEARRYVRREVAALGPNGRVAIVVAGDEARVLLPPTSPGPLVDRAIAQIEAAKETAAMDEAIGLGEGLGVAHHARVVVLSDRPLDRAASRVGGWTEQRVVGRGGKSDNLGIVSLFTRTAPDARDDEERDATVVVATSSTSPRRGRLVVTFAGRVVADRSIDVPAQGEHTENVTLRGGGKLVARIASDDGRSDALAIDDEASLEETARKPPKVTLVRDKEDTAATYFFVSRALSAAGVTDVDDVASNSAPPKDAGDVAVVLRDGPGRPRGVPAFYVGVAADELEIDAHHADKSGAHLRSIAAEDPLMRGVALDELTSLRALVGAPPHGARSLVDLDAGPALIAGGSGKNAWVWLGLDLERSDLVLKVAFPVLVGNVLTQLGGATQVISAKTVPRDEVMLEGAAPAAALPDASEPRWRIPLSPPALIALLGGLLLAFEAWLSLSCSRGASPSRALPAGDSPRARRAPPPRTPEIA; translated from the coding sequence ATGAGCCTCGCCGCGCCGATCTTCCTCGCCGCGCTCGGGCTCCTCGTCCCGATCCTGATCACGTTCCTCGTCAAGCGGCGGCGCCGCGTCGTGCGCGTTCCGTCGACGATGCTCTGGCGTCTCGGCGCGAAGTCGATCTCGAGGAGCCGCCGCATCCGGAACGTGCGCCGCCTCGTCGCGCTCCTCGCCTGCCTCGCCGGCGCCGGCCTCCTCGCGCTCGCGGCCGCGCGGCCGGGCGGGAAGGGGATCGCGACCGCGGTCTACGTCGTCGACACCTCCGCCTCGATGGCGGGCGCGCCGATCGAAGAGGCGCGCCGCTACGTCCGCCGCGAGGTCGCCGCGCTCGGTCCGAACGGCCGCGTCGCGATCGTCGTCGCCGGCGACGAGGCGCGCGTGCTCCTCCCGCCGACGTCGCCGGGGCCGCTCGTCGATCGCGCGATCGCGCAGATCGAAGCGGCGAAGGAGACCGCGGCGATGGACGAAGCGATCGGCCTCGGCGAGGGCCTCGGCGTCGCGCATCACGCGCGCGTCGTCGTCCTCTCCGATCGTCCGCTCGATCGTGCGGCGAGCCGCGTCGGCGGCTGGACCGAGCAGCGCGTCGTCGGGCGGGGCGGGAAGAGCGACAACCTCGGGATCGTCAGCCTCTTCACGCGCACCGCGCCGGACGCGCGCGACGACGAAGAGCGCGACGCGACGGTCGTGGTCGCGACCTCGTCGACGTCGCCGCGCCGCGGTCGCCTCGTCGTGACCTTCGCCGGGCGGGTCGTCGCGGATCGATCGATCGACGTCCCGGCCCAGGGCGAGCACACCGAGAACGTCACGCTGCGCGGCGGAGGCAAGCTCGTCGCCCGTATTGCGTCCGACGACGGGAGGAGCGACGCGCTCGCGATCGACGACGAGGCCTCGCTCGAGGAGACCGCGCGGAAGCCGCCGAAGGTCACGCTCGTGCGCGACAAGGAAGACACCGCCGCGACCTACTTCTTCGTGAGCCGCGCGCTCTCGGCGGCGGGAGTGACGGACGTCGACGACGTCGCATCGAACAGCGCGCCGCCGAAGGACGCGGGCGACGTCGCGGTCGTGCTGCGCGACGGCCCGGGGCGTCCGCGCGGGGTCCCGGCGTTCTACGTCGGCGTCGCCGCGGACGAGCTCGAGATCGACGCCCACCACGCCGACAAGTCGGGGGCGCATCTCCGATCGATCGCGGCGGAGGATCCGCTCATGCGCGGCGTCGCGCTCGACGAGCTCACGTCGCTCCGCGCGCTCGTCGGCGCGCCTCCCCACGGCGCGCGCTCGCTCGTCGATCTCGACGCCGGCCCTGCGCTCATCGCGGGCGGGAGCGGCAAGAACGCGTGGGTCTGGCTCGGCCTCGATCTGGAGCGCAGCGACCTCGTGCTCAAGGTCGCGTTCCCCGTCCTCGTCGGCAACGTCCTCACCCAGCTCGGCGGCGCGACGCAGGTGATCTCCGCGAAGACGGTGCCGCGCGACGAGGTCATGCTCGAGGGCGCCGCTCCCGCCGCTGCGCTGCCGGATGCGTCCGAGCCGCGCTGGCGAATTCCACTGAGCCCGCCGGCGTTGATCGCGCTCCTCGGCGGCCTCCTCCTCGCGTTCGAGGCGTGGCTCTCTCTTTCTTGTTCGAGAGGGGCCAGCCCCTCTCGAGCTCTCCCCGCCGGGGACTCTCCGCGCGCGAGGCGCGCTCCGCCGCCCCGGACCCCGGAGATCGCATGA